In Halobaculum rubrum, the following are encoded in one genomic region:
- a CDS encoding acyl-CoA carboxylase subunit beta, whose amino-acid sequence MDDRIEELREKRANAEKGGGESRIEAQHEKGKMTARERIDYFLDDDTFHEFDQFRTHDTHKFGMEEKRIPGDGVVTGYGEVNGRKTFVFAHDFTVFGGSLGEVFAEKVCKVMDKAMDVGAPVVGLNDSAGARIQEGVGSLAGYAEIFRRNTEASGVIPQLSGIMGPCAGGAVYSPAITDFTFMVKESSHMFITGPDVIKTVTGEEVTFEELGGAQTHASTSGVAHFAEDSEEEALDHMRRLLSYLPQNNVEDPPRVDPWDDPERRDEELTEIVPDQPRKPYDITNVVDRVVDEGSFFETHADFAKNIVTGFARLDGHSIGVVANQPRVNAGTLDIESSEKGARFVRFCDAFNVPILTFVDVPGFMPGTDQEHNGIIRHGAKLLYAYSEATVPLLTVITRKAYGGAYDVMASKHIGGDVNYAWPTAEIAVMGPKGAVSILYDDELADADDPEAKRQELIDEYREELANPYTAADKGFIDDVLEPTETRPRLIDDLEMLLSKRDSLPDKKHGNIPI is encoded by the coding sequence ATGGACGACCGGATCGAGGAACTCCGCGAGAAGCGCGCGAACGCCGAGAAGGGCGGCGGAGAGTCCCGCATCGAGGCCCAACACGAGAAGGGGAAGATGACCGCGCGCGAACGGATCGACTACTTCCTCGACGACGATACGTTCCACGAGTTCGACCAGTTCCGCACCCACGACACCCACAAGTTCGGGATGGAAGAAAAACGGATCCCGGGCGACGGGGTCGTCACCGGCTACGGCGAGGTGAACGGCCGCAAGACGTTCGTGTTCGCACACGACTTCACCGTCTTCGGCGGCTCGCTGGGCGAGGTGTTCGCCGAGAAGGTGTGCAAGGTGATGGACAAGGCGATGGACGTCGGCGCGCCCGTCGTCGGCCTCAACGACTCCGCGGGCGCGCGGATCCAGGAGGGCGTCGGCTCGCTCGCGGGCTACGCGGAGATCTTCCGGCGAAACACCGAGGCGTCGGGCGTCATCCCGCAGCTCTCGGGCATCATGGGTCCGTGTGCCGGCGGCGCGGTGTACTCCCCCGCGATCACCGACTTCACGTTCATGGTGAAGGAGTCGAGCCACATGTTCATCACCGGCCCGGACGTGATCAAGACGGTTACGGGCGAGGAGGTCACCTTCGAGGAACTCGGCGGGGCCCAGACCCACGCCAGCACCTCCGGCGTCGCCCACTTCGCGGAGGATTCCGAGGAGGAGGCGCTCGATCACATGCGCCGACTCCTCTCGTATCTCCCGCAGAACAACGTCGAGGACCCGCCGCGCGTCGACCCGTGGGACGACCCCGAGCGCCGCGACGAGGAGCTGACGGAGATCGTTCCCGACCAGCCGCGCAAGCCCTACGACATCACGAACGTCGTGGATCGCGTCGTCGACGAGGGGTCGTTCTTCGAGACGCACGCCGACTTCGCGAAGAACATCGTCACCGGGTTCGCCCGCCTCGACGGCCACTCGATCGGCGTCGTCGCGAACCAGCCGCGCGTGAACGCCGGGACGCTCGACATCGAGTCCTCCGAGAAGGGCGCGCGGTTCGTCCGCTTCTGTGACGCGTTCAACGTCCCGATCCTCACGTTCGTGGACGTGCCCGGCTTCATGCCCGGCACCGACCAGGAGCACAACGGGATCATCCGCCACGGCGCGAAGCTGCTGTACGCCTACTCCGAGGCGACGGTCCCGCTGCTCACCGTCATCACGCGCAAGGCGTACGGCGGCGCGTACGACGTGATGGCCTCGAAGCACATCGGCGGCGACGTGAACTACGCGTGGCCGACCGCCGAGATCGCCGTAATGGGCCCGAAGGGCGCGGTGAGCATCCTCTACGACGACGAACTCGCCGACGCCGACGACCCCGAGGCGAAGCGCCAGGAACTGATCGACGAGTATCGCGAGGAGCTCGCGAACCCCTACACCGCCGCGGACAAGGGGTTCATCGACGACGTGCTCGAACCGACGGAGACGCGCCCGCGACTCATCGACGATCTGGAGATGCTGCTGTCGAAGCGCGACTCGCTCCCGGACAAGAAACACGGCAACATCCCGATCTGA
- a CDS encoding acc operon protein, translating to MADDDEPPVAERLTLPDDADDEEAAAILAAVGAHVRDSEAAAAAAAAGGEETWDGKRWAFAGRLESLGGRGARVPRGAPTDAWTASGRTDRF from the coding sequence ATGGCGGACGACGACGAGCCTCCGGTCGCCGAGCGCCTGACGCTGCCAGACGACGCCGACGACGAGGAGGCCGCGGCGATCCTCGCGGCCGTCGGCGCGCACGTCCGCGACAGCGAGGCCGCCGCTGCCGCGGCCGCTGCGGGCGGCGAGGAGACGTGGGACGGCAAGCGCTGGGCGTTCGCGGGTCGCCTCGAATCGCTGGGCGGTCGAGGCGCGCGCGTGCCCCGCGGCGCGCCCACCGACGCGTGGACGGCCAGCGGGCGGACGGACCGGTTCTGA
- a CDS encoding acetyl-CoA carboxylase biotin carboxylase subunit, whose product MTETQEFDKVLVANRGEIAVRVMRACEELGIDTVAVYSEADKHGGHVRYADEAYNVGPARAADSYLDQDAIVEAARKADADAIHPGYGFLAENADFAAKVGDAEGITWVGPDAEAMESLGEKTKARSIMDDADVPIVPGTADPVDTVEEVTDFGDEYGYPVAIKAEGGGGGRGMKVVESADDAADQLESAKREGEAYFSNDSVYLERYLENPRHIEVQIVADEHGNVRHLGERDCSLQRRYQKVIEEGPSPALTDELREQIGEAARQGVSAAEYTNAGTVEFLVEEDTDREDGELLGPEANFYFLEVNTRIQVEHPVTEELTGIDIVKEQLRVAMGEEIGFSQDDVELEGHAMEFRINAENAANDFAPANRGSLETYDPPGGIGVRLDDALRQGDDLVTDYDSMIAKLIVHASDREECIARSKRALAEYDIEGVVTVVPFHRLMLTDDRFVAGKHTTKYLDEGIDRSRFAEAQEQWGTGDVDTGDDDGESTEREFTVEVNGKRFEVSLEERGAPAIPTPNGGGSGSGRMERPDVAEADDGGDEVVVEGDGEAIAAEMQGTILSIDVEEGDEVAAGDVVCVLEAMKMENDVVADKGGVVSQLLVGEGDSVDMGDVLVVLE is encoded by the coding sequence ATGACCGAAACTCAGGAGTTCGACAAGGTACTCGTCGCGAACCGCGGGGAGATCGCGGTGCGCGTGATGCGCGCGTGTGAGGAACTCGGCATCGACACGGTCGCGGTGTACTCCGAGGCCGACAAACACGGCGGCCACGTCCGGTACGCCGACGAGGCGTACAACGTCGGCCCGGCGCGCGCGGCCGACTCCTATCTCGACCAGGACGCGATCGTGGAGGCCGCCCGGAAGGCCGACGCCGACGCGATCCACCCCGGATACGGCTTCCTCGCGGAGAACGCCGACTTCGCCGCGAAGGTCGGCGACGCCGAGGGTATCACGTGGGTCGGCCCGGACGCCGAGGCGATGGAGTCGCTCGGCGAGAAGACGAAGGCGCGGTCGATCATGGACGACGCCGACGTCCCCATCGTTCCCGGGACGGCCGACCCGGTCGACACCGTCGAGGAGGTCACCGACTTCGGCGACGAGTACGGCTATCCCGTCGCCATCAAGGCCGAGGGCGGCGGCGGCGGCCGCGGGATGAAGGTGGTCGAGTCGGCCGACGACGCCGCCGATCAGCTCGAATCGGCCAAACGCGAGGGCGAGGCGTACTTCTCGAACGACTCGGTGTACCTCGAACGCTACCTGGAGAACCCCCGCCACATCGAGGTGCAGATCGTCGCCGACGAACACGGCAACGTCCGCCACCTCGGCGAGCGCGACTGCTCGCTCCAGCGGCGCTACCAGAAGGTGATCGAGGAGGGACCGTCGCCCGCGCTTACCGACGAGCTACGCGAACAGATCGGCGAGGCCGCGCGCCAGGGCGTCAGCGCGGCCGAGTACACGAACGCCGGCACCGTCGAGTTCCTCGTCGAGGAGGACACCGACCGCGAGGACGGCGAACTGCTCGGGCCGGAGGCGAACTTCTACTTCCTCGAAGTGAACACCCGGATCCAGGTCGAGCACCCCGTCACGGAGGAGCTGACCGGCATCGACATCGTGAAAGAACAGCTGCGGGTCGCGATGGGCGAGGAGATCGGCTTCTCGCAGGACGACGTGGAACTGGAGGGTCACGCCATGGAGTTCCGGATCAACGCGGAGAACGCCGCCAACGACTTCGCGCCGGCCAACCGGGGCAGCCTGGAGACGTACGACCCGCCGGGCGGCATCGGCGTCCGCCTCGACGACGCGCTCCGGCAGGGCGACGACCTCGTGACCGACTACGACTCGATGATCGCGAAGCTGATCGTCCACGCGAGCGACCGCGAGGAGTGCATCGCCCGCTCGAAGCGCGCGCTCGCCGAGTACGACATCGAGGGCGTCGTCACGGTCGTCCCGTTCCACCGGCTGATGCTCACCGACGACCGCTTCGTCGCCGGCAAACACACGACGAAGTACCTCGACGAGGGGATCGACCGCTCGCGCTTCGCGGAGGCCCAAGAGCAGTGGGGAACCGGCGACGTCGACACGGGCGACGACGACGGGGAGTCGACCGAGCGCGAGTTCACCGTCGAGGTGAACGGCAAACGCTTCGAGGTGAGCCTGGAGGAGCGCGGCGCGCCCGCGATCCCGACGCCGAACGGGGGCGGCTCCGGCTCCGGTCGGATGGAGCGCCCCGACGTGGCCGAGGCGGACGACGGGGGCGACGAGGTCGTCGTCGAGGGCGACGGCGAGGCGATCGCCGCCGAGATGCAGGGCACCATCCTCTCGATCGACGTCGAGGAGGGCGACGAGGTCGCCGCCGGCGACGTGGTGTGCGTGCTGGAGGCGATGAAAATGGAGAACGACGTGGTCGCCGACAAGGGCGGCGTCGTGAGTCAGCTGCTCGTCGGCGAGGGCGACTCCGTCGACATGGGCGACGTGCTCGTCGTGCTGGAGTAG
- a CDS encoding DUF63 family protein: MSSSTLADRLGTSPEAAYLGGVSAAVLAIVAAALAFPEAVYDGFVWHYFWGPVQADANSAVCAIRPGSTVEYLYSSAECSAAAEPVAYPGYTLVSEVGYVVILLVALAGVSLLLRRLDIARTTDFFLALVPLFLFGGALRVVEDADNAMSDALLPYPWDTLIISPFIYFTVFGITLALVVVAVWLDRRGTVDGIERPILLGGIALDVVTIGFLVALAVTPGNPVTFYPQVIGTILVGTAVATAATWYATRAWIPWVHSGTGTAGIVVLAAHALDGVANVIGLDYMVALGAGPNLVPKHPVNQFIVDTAGAAWPFLVVKLAAAVFVLAIFEEELFDESPRYAVLLLVAVTAVGMGPGTRDMLRATFGI; the protein is encoded by the coding sequence ATGTCGAGTTCAACGCTTGCGGACCGGCTGGGAACGTCCCCGGAGGCGGCGTACCTCGGGGGCGTCTCCGCGGCCGTGCTCGCGATCGTCGCGGCCGCGCTCGCGTTCCCGGAGGCGGTGTACGACGGCTTCGTCTGGCACTACTTCTGGGGCCCGGTGCAGGCGGACGCCAACTCCGCGGTGTGTGCGATCCGCCCCGGCAGCACCGTCGAGTACCTCTACTCCAGCGCGGAGTGTTCGGCCGCGGCGGAGCCGGTCGCGTATCCCGGCTACACGCTGGTGTCGGAGGTCGGATACGTCGTCATCCTGTTGGTCGCGCTCGCGGGCGTCTCGCTGCTGCTTCGCCGATTGGATATCGCCCGGACGACCGACTTCTTCCTCGCGCTCGTTCCGCTGTTCCTCTTCGGCGGGGCACTGCGCGTCGTCGAGGACGCCGACAACGCGATGTCGGACGCGCTGCTCCCGTACCCGTGGGACACGCTGATCATCAGCCCGTTCATCTACTTCACCGTCTTCGGGATCACGCTTGCGCTCGTCGTCGTGGCCGTCTGGCTGGACCGCCGCGGGACTGTCGACGGCATCGAACGCCCGATACTCCTGGGGGGGATCGCGCTCGACGTCGTCACGATCGGGTTCCTCGTGGCGCTCGCGGTGACCCCGGGGAACCCGGTCACGTTCTACCCGCAGGTGATCGGCACTATCCTCGTCGGCACCGCGGTCGCGACGGCAGCGACGTGGTACGCGACGAGGGCGTGGATCCCGTGGGTCCATTCCGGCACGGGCACGGCGGGGATCGTCGTCCTCGCGGCCCACGCGCTCGACGGCGTCGCGAACGTGATCGGCCTCGATTACATGGTCGCGCTGGGCGCCGGACCGAACCTCGTCCCGAAACATCCCGTCAACCAGTTCATCGTCGACACCGCCGGCGCGGCGTGGCCGTTCCTCGTCGTAAAGCTCGCCGCCGCGGTGTTCGTGCTCGCGATCTTCGAGGAGGAACTGTTCGATGAGTCGCCGCGCTACGCGGTCCTGCTGCTCGTTGCGGTGACGGCGGTCGGGATGGGTCCCGGAACCCGGGACATGCTGCGCGCGACGTTCGGGATCTGA
- a CDS encoding 30S ribosomal protein S17e yields MAIKPKYVKQLGRLLLEKYPQSFNTDFETNKENVTKLTNVESKGVRNRIAGYITRKKAGSAASA; encoded by the coding sequence ATGGCGATCAAACCGAAGTACGTCAAGCAACTCGGGAGGCTGCTCCTGGAGAAGTACCCGCAGTCGTTCAACACAGACTTCGAGACGAACAAGGAGAACGTCACGAAACTGACCAACGTGGAGTCGAAGGGCGTCCGCAACCGCATCGCGGGCTACATCACGCGCAAGAAGGCCGGCAGCGCGGCGTCCGCGTAA
- a CDS encoding DUF447 domain-containing protein has product MSDEPLQGISDGDGDDDGDDGRGGDDAVGDWPVDLAGVTESVVATLGPNGLWNLAALGLHAPEHDSRPADAPVRARTWGRTRTWRNFTERGEGVVQFVTDPRDFVDAAATVREEREPVLDSADAWAELEVERVGSGERGGTEWVDWHLRVTDAAVERTDVRTINRGFGAVIDATVAVSRLDVPSYDTAELLARLRYFADVVDRCGGPAEREAFETLREVSGWDSGDRSPDADGERRDGR; this is encoded by the coding sequence GTGAGCGACGAGCCGCTCCAGGGGATCAGCGACGGTGACGGGGACGATGACGGCGACGACGGCCGGGGCGGCGATGACGCAGTCGGCGATTGGCCCGTCGATCTCGCCGGCGTCACCGAGTCGGTGGTGGCGACGCTCGGGCCGAACGGGCTGTGGAACCTCGCCGCGCTCGGCCTTCACGCCCCCGAGCACGACAGCCGGCCCGCCGACGCGCCGGTGCGGGCGCGGACGTGGGGCCGGACCCGAACCTGGCGGAACTTCACGGAGCGCGGCGAGGGCGTCGTCCAGTTCGTGACCGACCCGCGAGACTTCGTCGACGCCGCGGCGACCGTCCGCGAGGAACGGGAGCCGGTGCTCGACTCGGCGGACGCGTGGGCCGAACTCGAGGTCGAGCGGGTCGGCTCGGGCGAGCGCGGCGGCACCGAGTGGGTCGACTGGCACCTCCGGGTGACAGATGCGGCTGTCGAGCGGACGGACGTTCGAACGATCAACCGCGGGTTCGGCGCCGTGATCGACGCGACGGTCGCCGTCTCTCGGCTGGACGTGCCGTCGTACGATACCGCTGAACTGCTCGCTCGGTTGCGGTACTTCGCCGACGTGGTCGATCGGTGCGGCGGACCCGCCGAACGCGAGGCGTTCGAGACGTTACGCGAGGTGAGCGGGTGGGACAGCGGGGACCGCAGCCCCGACGCGGACGGCGAACGCCGTGACGGCCGGTAG
- a CDS encoding triphosphoribosyl-dephospho-CoA synthase, translated as MTDEAVVADAPRRGPAANAELALLLEVAGTPKPGNVDRARDLAELRFEHFLAGAVGARPGLERAAAGDPVGEAFGTAVAGMSEQSGGNTQFGCLLLLTPLVRAAAADDRALAPDGVAAVCESTTVDDAAGFYRAFEHVDVAVTDPPEGMDALDVRRGADAVPALREREVTLFDVMRESAAPVDERGTPGDANAREWVEGYPRTFRAAEAIRADDGPIADRAARAFLDLLAEAEDTLVRTQHGPETAAEVREQAARIDSLDEAEWWADELADRGINPGTTADVTAAALFVALERGVSV; from the coding sequence GTGACCGACGAGGCTGTCGTCGCGGACGCCCCGCGGCGCGGCCCGGCGGCGAACGCCGAACTCGCCCTGCTCCTGGAGGTGGCGGGGACGCCGAAACCCGGCAACGTCGACCGCGCGCGCGACCTCGCGGAGCTCCGATTCGAGCACTTCCTCGCGGGCGCTGTCGGCGCCCGGCCGGGGCTGGAACGTGCGGCCGCCGGCGACCCCGTCGGCGAGGCGTTCGGGACGGCTGTCGCCGGGATGAGCGAGCAGTCAGGCGGCAACACGCAGTTCGGCTGTCTTCTCCTGTTGACGCCGCTCGTGCGCGCGGCCGCGGCCGACGACCGCGCGCTCGCGCCAGACGGCGTCGCCGCAGTGTGTGAGTCGACGACCGTCGACGACGCGGCCGGGTTCTACCGCGCGTTCGAGCACGTCGACGTGGCGGTGACCGACCCGCCCGAGGGGATGGACGCGCTCGACGTGCGCCGCGGCGCCGACGCGGTTCCGGCGCTGCGCGAGCGTGAGGTGACCCTGTTCGACGTGATGCGTGAGTCGGCCGCACCGGTCGACGAGCGCGGGACGCCCGGCGACGCGAACGCCCGCGAGTGGGTCGAGGGATACCCCCGGACGTTCCGCGCGGCCGAGGCGATCCGCGCGGACGACGGACCGATCGCCGACCGCGCGGCCCGCGCGTTCCTCGACCTGCTCGCGGAGGCCGAGGACACCCTCGTCCGGACACAGCACGGTCCCGAAACCGCCGCCGAGGTGCGCGAGCAAGCGGCGAGGATCGACTCCCTCGACGAGGCGGAGTGGTGGGCCGACGAGTTGGCCGATCGTGGGATCAACCCCGGGACGACCGCCGACGTCACGGCCGCGGCGCTGTTCGTCGCGCTCGAACGCGGGGTGTCGGTGTGA
- a CDS encoding dihydropyrimidine dehydrogenase: MDPPVALASLSGEADAEWARAGTPFAGAAFIGGIALDAESRAAARATVADRGRSEFLPVDPLAWIADQLDVIVDDEHDLRAGVNVRATSAGAVRDAAAVCADRDAILEVNAHCRQAELCAVGCGETLLADTGRLSEYVAAAAGEGADVSVKVRAEVDGVDLADTARAVAAAGADVIHVDAMDSEGVVGRVKAAAPGQVVIANNGVRDRRTVREYLAAGADAVSVGRPSDDPQVMRRVRAAVDEWADGDGPADATIRAEPPGVSR; the protein is encoded by the coding sequence ATCGACCCGCCCGTCGCGCTCGCGAGCCTCTCGGGCGAGGCGGACGCCGAGTGGGCGCGCGCCGGCACCCCGTTCGCCGGCGCGGCGTTCATCGGCGGCATCGCGCTCGACGCCGAGAGTCGCGCGGCCGCCCGCGCGACGGTCGCCGACCGGGGCCGCTCGGAGTTCCTCCCCGTGGATCCGCTCGCGTGGATCGCCGACCAACTCGACGTGATCGTGGATGACGAACACGACCTCCGCGCCGGGGTGAACGTCCGGGCGACGAGCGCGGGAGCGGTCCGGGACGCGGCCGCCGTGTGCGCCGACCGCGACGCGATCCTGGAGGTGAACGCCCACTGCCGGCAGGCGGAGCTGTGTGCCGTCGGCTGCGGCGAGACGCTGCTGGCCGACACCGGTCGGCTGTCCGAGTACGTCGCCGCGGCGGCCGGAGAGGGCGCGGACGTGAGCGTGAAGGTTCGCGCGGAGGTCGACGGCGTCGACCTCGCCGACACCGCCCGCGCGGTCGCCGCCGCCGGCGCGGACGTGATCCACGTCGACGCGATGGACTCGGAGGGCGTCGTGGGGCGTGTGAAGGCCGCAGCGCCCGGCCAGGTCGTGATAGCGAACAACGGCGTCCGCGACCGGCGGACGGTCCGCGAGTACCTCGCGGCCGGCGCCGACGCGGTGAGCGTCGGCCGCCCGAGCGACGACCCGCAGGTCATGCGCCGGGTCCGGGCGGCGGTCGACGAGTGGGCCGACGGCGACGGTCCGGCGGACGCGACTATCCGAGCGGAGCCGCCGGGGGTGTCGCGGTGA
- the cofD gene encoding 2-phospho-L-lactate transferase, protein MVTFLAGGTGTPKLLEGAAGVFAPAETTVVGNTGDDVEIGGHLVCPDVDTVLFHGGGVLDRETWWGIADDTTETHEELVRLADAGGLGGGPRYLPDEAQITGREIARWRRFSGVAEFMEIGDRDRAVHVTRTSLLDEGRTLTAVTRTLAEAFGLDIELIPMSDDPVATIVHTEDGSMHFQEYWVANRGEPAVEDVEFRGGDAAAATDAVRAALRDDVVIGPSNPVTSIGPMLALEGVREALAETTVVAVSPFVEDRVFSGPAAELMRGVGRDPNTRGVADAYPFADAFVLDDDDGTALGRPVVRTDTRMDGPDDAERVARACRAALEVAE, encoded by the coding sequence ATGGTCACGTTTCTCGCCGGCGGCACCGGCACGCCGAAGCTGTTGGAGGGCGCCGCGGGCGTGTTCGCCCCCGCCGAGACGACCGTCGTCGGAAACACCGGTGACGACGTCGAGATCGGCGGCCACCTCGTGTGCCCCGACGTCGACACGGTCCTGTTCCACGGCGGCGGTGTCCTCGATCGCGAGACGTGGTGGGGGATCGCAGACGACACGACCGAGACCCACGAGGAGCTCGTACGGCTCGCCGACGCCGGGGGGCTCGGGGGCGGTCCGCGGTACCTCCCGGACGAGGCCCAGATCACTGGGCGGGAGATCGCCCGCTGGCGGCGCTTCTCCGGCGTCGCGGAGTTCATGGAGATCGGCGACCGCGACCGGGCGGTCCACGTCACTCGAACCTCGCTGCTCGACGAAGGACGCACGCTCACCGCGGTGACGCGCACGCTCGCGGAGGCGTTCGGCCTCGACATCGAACTGATCCCGATGAGCGACGACCCCGTTGCCACGATCGTCCACACCGAGGACGGCTCGATGCACTTCCAGGAGTACTGGGTCGCGAACCGCGGCGAGCCCGCCGTCGAGGACGTCGAGTTCCGCGGCGGCGACGCCGCGGCGGCGACCGACGCGGTCCGCGCGGCGCTGCGCGACGACGTGGTGATCGGCCCCTCGAATCCCGTGACGAGCATCGGCCCGATGCTCGCGCTCGAGGGCGTCCGCGAGGCGCTCGCGGAGACGACCGTCGTCGCCGTCTCCCCGTTCGTCGAGGACCGGGTGTTCTCCGGACCCGCGGCGGAGCTCATGCGCGGCGTGGGCCGCGACCCGAACACTCGGGGCGTCGCCGACGCCTACCCGTTCGCGGACGCGTTCGTGCTCGACGACGACGACGGAACGGCCCTCGGCCGGCCGGTCGTCCGAACCGACACGCGGATGGACGGTCCGGACGACGCCGAGCGCGTGGCGCGGGCCTGTCGAGCGGCGCTGGAGGTGGCCGAGTGA
- the ndk gene encoding nucleoside-diphosphate kinase, which translates to MSHDERTFVMVKPDGVQRGLIGDVVSRFEQRGLKLVGAKFMQIDEELAHEHYGEHEDKPFFEGLVEFITSGPVFAMVWEGADATRQVRKMMGETDPADSAPGTIRGDFGLDLGHNVIHGSDHEDEGANEREIALFFDEDELVDWNLDAASWVYEDE; encoded by the coding sequence ATGAGCCACGACGAGCGAACGTTCGTGATGGTCAAGCCCGACGGCGTCCAGCGCGGGCTCATCGGGGACGTCGTCTCCCGGTTCGAACAGCGCGGCCTGAAGCTCGTCGGCGCGAAGTTCATGCAGATCGACGAGGAGTTGGCCCACGAGCACTACGGCGAACACGAGGACAAGCCGTTCTTCGAGGGCCTCGTCGAGTTCATCACCTCCGGACCGGTCTTCGCGATGGTCTGGGAGGGCGCGGACGCGACGCGGCAGGTCCGTAAGATGATGGGCGAGACCGATCCCGCCGACTCCGCCCCGGGCACGATCCGCGGCGACTTCGGCCTGGATCTCGGCCACAACGTCATCCACGGCTCCGACCACGAGGACGAGGGCGCCAACGAGCGCGAGATCGCCCTGTTCTTCGACGAGGACGAACTCGTCGACTGGAACCTCGACGCGGCGTCGTGGGTCTACGAGGACGAGTAA
- a CDS encoding 50S ribosomal protein L24e — protein MPQQRDCDYCGADIEPGTGTMFVAVNGSVTHFCSAKCEKNADLGREARDLDWTAEGRE, from the coding sequence ATGCCCCAGCAACGAGACTGCGACTACTGCGGCGCCGACATCGAGCCCGGCACGGGCACGATGTTCGTCGCCGTCAACGGCAGCGTCACGCACTTCTGTTCGGCGAAGTGCGAGAAGAACGCGGATCTGGGTCGCGAGGCGCGCGACCTCGACTGGACCGCCGAGGGTCGCGAATGA
- a CDS encoding 30S ribosomal protein S28e, whose product MSAEEQESGSTPAEVVEIVGKTGMHGEAMQVKCRIQEGENQGRIITRNVLGPVQMGDILQLRETQRDADSIGGQ is encoded by the coding sequence ATGTCCGCTGAAGAGCAAGAGAGCGGCTCCACGCCCGCCGAGGTCGTCGAGATCGTCGGCAAGACCGGGATGCACGGCGAGGCCATGCAGGTCAAGTGCCGCATCCAGGAGGGCGAAAACCAGGGCCGCATCATCACGCGAAACGTCCTGGGCCCCGTCCAGATGGGGGACATCCTCCAGCTGCGAGAGACCCAGCGCGACGCCGACTCCATCGGAGGTCAGTAA
- the rpl7ae gene encoding 50S ribosomal protein L7Ae: MSVYVDYETPADLAERSLDALEVARDTGIVKKGTNETTKAVERGNAKLVYIAEDVEPEEIVMHLPELCEEKGISYVFIETQDDVGHAAGLEVGSAAAAVTETGDAEEDIDDIAGKVEELR, encoded by the coding sequence ATGTCAGTCTACGTCGATTACGAGACCCCTGCGGACCTCGCGGAGCGAAGCCTCGACGCGCTCGAGGTCGCCCGCGACACCGGTATCGTGAAGAAAGGAACCAACGAGACGACCAAGGCGGTCGAGCGCGGCAACGCCAAGCTCGTGTACATCGCCGAGGACGTCGAACCCGAAGAGATCGTCATGCACCTTCCCGAACTCTGCGAGGAGAAGGGCATTTCCTACGTCTTCATCGAGACACAGGACGATGTCGGCCACGCCGCCGGCCTCGAGGTCGGCTCCGCGGCCGCGGCCGTCACCGAGACGGGCGACGCCGAGGAGGACATCGACGATATCGCGGGTAAGGTCGAGGAACTGCGGTAA
- a CDS encoding cyclase family protein, protein MNPVDLTRRIEPGMPVYPGDPGVSAESSATMQSNGYRVTHLSFTTHVGTHIDAPAHMEPEGATLDEYGIADFRFDARLVDLVGESGDSELDAREAIEPGMLPDDAPDADMLVLRTGWGDHWGDERYFDHPYLTPEAARHVADLGCAVGLDTINPDPTPTAQAGDDEPEGTPAHHELLGAGAFIVENLGLSADLPERFTLRAYPLRVGADGAPVRAVAERPTGPE, encoded by the coding sequence ATGAACCCAGTCGATCTCACCCGCCGTATCGAGCCAGGGATGCCGGTGTATCCGGGTGATCCGGGCGTCTCCGCAGAGTCGAGCGCGACGATGCAGTCGAACGGCTACCGCGTCACGCACCTCTCGTTCACGACCCACGTCGGGACGCACATCGACGCGCCGGCGCACATGGAACCCGAGGGGGCGACGCTCGACGAGTACGGGATCGCTGACTTCCGGTTCGACGCCCGGCTGGTCGACTTGGTGGGCGAGAGCGGCGACAGCGAACTCGACGCGCGCGAGGCTATCGAGCCGGGAATGCTCCCGGACGACGCCCCGGACGCGGACATGCTGGTCCTTCGAACCGGGTGGGGCGACCACTGGGGCGACGAGCGGTATTTCGATCACCCGTACCTCACGCCCGAGGCCGCACGCCACGTCGCCGACCTCGGCTGCGCCGTCGGACTGGACACGATCAACCCCGACCCGACGCCGACGGCGCAAGCAGGGGACGACGAGCCCGAGGGAACGCCCGCGCATCACGAACTCCTCGGGGCCGGGGCGTTCATCGTCGAGAACCTGGGCCTCTCCGCGGATCTGCCCGAGCGGTTCACGCTTCGTGCGTATCCGCTCCGCGTCGGAGCCGACGGGGCGCCCGTGCGGGCGGTCGCCGAGCGGCCGACGGGGCCGGAGTAA